The Sporosarcina ureae genome includes a region encoding these proteins:
- the moaD gene encoding molybdopterin converting factor subunit 1 has protein sequence MITVHYFARLRELTGKDEESLDRAPLTVEDLLNWAEATYPGFGKETIHVAVNEEYALKDDVIQAGDICAFIPPVSGG, from the coding sequence ATGATTACAGTTCATTACTTTGCAAGGCTACGGGAGTTAACGGGTAAAGATGAAGAGTCTTTGGATCGTGCGCCTTTAACGGTGGAGGACTTGCTGAATTGGGCGGAAGCGACGTATCCGGGTTTTGGTAAAGAGACGATCCACGTGGCGGTGAATGAAGAGTATGCCCTAAAGGATGATGTCATTCAAGCGGGGGATATCTGCGCGTTCATTCCACCAGTGAGTGGCGGATGA
- the mobA gene encoding molybdenum cofactor guanylyltransferase: MKTVGVLLAGGQSRRFGSPKAFATHEGHSFYQYSLEALRPICDDIVVVTRPEFQEQFPDSVHVTTDLAAYAGMGPLAGILSAMELMEADRYVVLPCDMPFIEASIMKRLMELHKGDISSVTVEGKRHPLVSVWDARVKPTIKQALRDSNRRVMHVQGQHESQWIEGALLTPTPEIAFKNVNTPCELERG, translated from the coding sequence ATGAAGACGGTCGGTGTGTTACTGGCAGGCGGACAATCGCGACGTTTCGGCTCGCCAAAAGCATTTGCGACGCACGAAGGACACTCGTTTTATCAGTACTCACTAGAAGCATTGCGACCGATTTGCGATGACATTGTCGTCGTGACGCGTCCTGAATTTCAAGAACAGTTTCCGGACAGCGTTCATGTGACGACGGATCTTGCGGCGTATGCCGGAATGGGCCCTCTTGCGGGGATTTTATCCGCAATGGAATTAATGGAAGCTGACCGCTACGTCGTGTTGCCTTGTGATATGCCGTTCATAGAAGCGAGTATCATGAAAAGATTAATGGAATTGCATAAAGGAGATATTTCGTCTGTCACAGTTGAAGGAAAGCGACATCCACTCGTATCGGTTTGGGACGCACGTGTAAAACCGACGATCAAACAAGCGTTGCGCGATAGCAATCGTCGCGTGATGCATGTGCAAGGCCAACACGAAAGTCAGTGGATTGAAGGAGCTTTATTAACCCCTACACCCGAAATAGCTTTTAAAAATGTCAACACGCCATGTGAACTGGAAAGGGGATGA
- a CDS encoding TetR/AcrR family transcriptional regulator, with translation MNDRKRHVLLIAKQLFIDKGFHATSIQDILDAAQISKGTFYNYFSSKNECLMAILRDAYYISFLRRNELAIGKDLTDPALLSAQIEIRLTTNREQNLLPLFETIVHSPDDELRQFVKQMHFRELAWIAKRLVNVYGEEIKPYAYDCASLLFGFIQHALSVWKSSTTEHMDTMKLVEFVMQRMEVIVPDIIERDARFLSQNLLEDMLAAAEFYPMTREVLIESLQKFIDELPEEESQGSLYSQFLVDELSSDPPRLYLLESVVRSFREAFEGSELQLQAIELSAAVWLFIHKSQ, from the coding sequence ATGAACGACCGCAAAAGACACGTATTGCTTATCGCGAAACAATTATTCATCGACAAAGGCTTTCATGCGACATCCATTCAAGACATTTTGGATGCAGCACAAATTTCAAAAGGCACGTTCTATAATTATTTTTCTTCTAAAAACGAATGTCTAATGGCCATATTACGCGATGCCTATTATATAAGTTTCTTACGAAGAAATGAGCTGGCGATCGGTAAAGATCTTACAGACCCCGCCTTACTTTCTGCACAAATTGAAATTCGTTTAACAACGAACCGGGAACAAAACTTGCTACCGTTGTTTGAAACTATCGTGCATTCCCCTGACGACGAGCTACGTCAATTCGTCAAACAGATGCATTTCCGGGAACTGGCATGGATTGCGAAACGACTCGTTAACGTCTACGGTGAAGAAATAAAACCTTACGCTTACGATTGTGCGTCGCTGCTTTTCGGCTTCATCCAACACGCACTCAGCGTCTGGAAAAGTTCCACTACCGAACACATGGACACGATGAAACTAGTCGAGTTCGTTATGCAACGAATGGAAGTCATCGTGCCGGACATCATCGAACGAGACGCACGCTTCCTGTCGCAGAACTTACTAGAAGACATGTTAGCAGCCGCAGAGTTTTATCCGATGACACGCGAAGTGTTGATCGAGAGTTTGCAAAAATTCATTGACGAGTTACCGGAAGAAGAAAGTCAAGGATCGTTATACAGCCAATTTTTAGTAGACGAGCTATCATCTGATCCACCTCGACTGTATTTACTCGAATCCGTCGTACGCTCATTTCGCGAAGCCTTCGAAGGCTCCGAACTGCAGCTACAGGCAATCGAATTATCCGCAGCAGTTTGGCTGTTCATCCATAAATCTCAATAA
- a CDS encoding 2-hydroxyacid dehydrogenase produces the protein MKPTVYICREMPEEMIAPVREHYEVRMWESTSEAVPRDVLLKEVADVDALWTVISDQIDEEVLNAAPSLQLIVNMAVGYNHIDVKAAAARNIVVTNTPDVLTETTADLAFALLMATARDVIGAENMLREGRWTSWEPLGFTGTDVYGATLGIIGMGRIGEAVMKRAKGFDMDVLYHNRNRKSEMEDMYGCRYAQLPDLLASSDFVLILVPYSEETKGMIGEKELSQMKETGILINVARGGIVDEDALFDALRTKKIHAAGLDVFETEPVPLDHPLLTLPNLTVLPHIGSATVKTRKAMMKLNVDALLAFAQGEEPNHQVRG, from the coding sequence ATGAAACCAACAGTATATATCTGTCGAGAGATGCCAGAAGAAATGATCGCCCCCGTGCGTGAACATTACGAAGTACGCATGTGGGAATCAACGAGTGAAGCCGTTCCTCGTGACGTCTTGCTTAAAGAAGTAGCTGACGTCGACGCGCTATGGACGGTTATCTCGGATCAAATCGATGAAGAAGTGCTAAACGCAGCGCCTTCCTTACAACTGATCGTCAATATGGCGGTGGGCTATAATCATATCGATGTCAAAGCGGCAGCGGCACGGAATATTGTCGTGACGAATACACCCGATGTGCTGACAGAAACGACGGCGGATTTAGCTTTTGCTTTATTGATGGCTACGGCTCGTGATGTGATCGGCGCAGAGAATATGTTGCGCGAAGGACGTTGGACATCATGGGAGCCACTTGGTTTCACGGGAACTGACGTCTACGGGGCGACTCTTGGTATCATCGGAATGGGCCGAATCGGTGAAGCGGTGATGAAACGTGCAAAAGGGTTCGATATGGACGTGCTGTATCACAATCGTAACCGCAAGTCCGAAATGGAAGATATGTATGGTTGTCGGTATGCCCAGCTTCCGGATTTGCTTGCATCGTCTGATTTCGTGCTAATTTTAGTGCCGTATAGCGAAGAGACGAAAGGTATGATTGGGGAGAAAGAGTTGTCTCAGATGAAAGAGACGGGTATATTGATCAATGTTGCGCGTGGCGGAATTGTGGATGAAGACGCGTTGTTTGATGCGCTACGCACGAAGAAAATTCATGCGGCAGGGTTAGATGTCTTTGAGACGGAGCCTGTTCCGCTCGATCATCCGTTGCTGACGCTTCCGAATTTGACGGTGTTGCCGCATATTGGCAGTGCCACCGTGAAGACGCGCAAGGCGATGATGAAGCTGAACGTAGACGCATTGCTTGCGTTTGCGCAAGGAGAAGAGCCTAATCATCAGGTCCGTGGGTAG
- a CDS encoding molybdenum cofactor biosynthesis protein MoaE, with the protein MKRYEIIDTPIDVQKYSELVLHPAAGAVTVFTGHVREWTHGVRTLYLAYEAYVPMAEKKLAEIGAEMEAKWPGVQVAMAHRIGELKISDIAVVIAVSSPHRKEAYEANEYAIERIKEVVPIWKKEIWEDGEEWIGAQKKYPEKGSESQ; encoded by the coding sequence ATGAAACGGTATGAAATCATAGACACACCGATTGATGTGCAGAAATACAGTGAGTTGGTTTTGCATCCGGCGGCGGGTGCAGTGACAGTATTTACAGGACATGTACGCGAGTGGACGCATGGTGTTCGCACATTGTATCTCGCGTATGAAGCCTATGTACCGATGGCGGAAAAGAAACTTGCGGAAATCGGTGCGGAGATGGAAGCGAAGTGGCCGGGAGTTCAGGTCGCGATGGCGCATCGGATTGGTGAATTAAAAATATCGGATATTGCTGTAGTGATCGCGGTATCATCACCTCACAGAAAAGAAGCGTATGAGGCAAATGAATACGCGATTGAGCGCATTAAAGAAGTCGTACCGATTTGGAAAAAGGAAATCTGGGAAGACGGCGAAGAGTGGATCGGTGCACAGAAGAAATATCCAGAGAAAGGGAGCGAATCACAATGA
- a CDS encoding DHA2 family efflux MFS transporter permease subunit: MVESLEIKKMHEKPPYGIIAILFIGAFVAILNNTLLNIALPVIMEEFSITPSAVQWLTTGYMLVNGIMIPASAFFIQKFTNRRIFITAMVLFSLGTLIAIVAPTFSLLVVARMIQASGSALMMPLLMNVMLTAFPIEKRGAALGMFGLVMFTAPAIGPTLSGWVVENYSWRTLFEIVLPISVLTLVLAIFKLKNITPNRDVRINFLSLVLSTIGFGGLLYGFSSAGEKGWSSPLVYGMIALGTVALVLFIVRQLRMKEPMLDFRIYKHPMFALASVISMVLAVAMFSGMILTPLYVQNVRGISPLDAGLLMLPGAVLMGIMSPITGRLFDRYGPRILVYTGLIISVIGTYLMSQLQMDTGYYYLMAVYTFRMFGMSMVMMPVMTNGMNSLPMISNPHGTAMNNTLQQVSGAIGSALLLTLMTKRLDASAMAQAKDLAASGVDVSTMTEEIERMAMLDGVNHAFFVSTVITVFALILSLFIKRVMPPTSPSINGVKEQSEK, translated from the coding sequence ATGGTAGAATCATTAGAAATTAAAAAAATGCATGAAAAACCGCCTTATGGCATCATTGCCATATTGTTCATTGGTGCATTTGTAGCGATCTTGAATAATACGTTGCTGAATATCGCATTACCGGTCATTATGGAAGAGTTCTCGATCACGCCATCAGCCGTTCAGTGGCTGACGACTGGTTATATGCTGGTCAACGGGATTATGATTCCGGCAAGTGCGTTTTTTATACAGAAGTTTACCAATAGAAGAATCTTTATTACAGCGATGGTGCTCTTTTCATTAGGGACGTTGATCGCAATCGTCGCACCGACATTTTCTTTGCTAGTAGTCGCACGTATGATCCAGGCATCTGGTTCCGCACTGATGATGCCGTTACTAATGAATGTCATGTTGACGGCTTTCCCGATTGAAAAGCGGGGAGCGGCACTGGGTATGTTTGGTCTCGTCATGTTCACGGCACCGGCAATTGGACCGACTTTATCCGGCTGGGTAGTAGAAAATTATTCGTGGCGGACATTGTTTGAGATTGTCTTGCCGATTTCCGTATTAACATTAGTTCTCGCTATCTTTAAACTTAAAAACATTACGCCGAATCGTGATGTACGCATCAATTTCCTGTCGTTAGTATTATCGACGATCGGTTTTGGTGGTTTGCTGTACGGTTTCAGTTCTGCAGGTGAAAAAGGTTGGAGTTCCCCGCTCGTCTATGGCATGATCGCGCTTGGAACGGTAGCCCTTGTATTATTTATAGTAAGACAACTACGTATGAAAGAGCCGATGCTCGATTTTCGAATTTACAAACATCCGATGTTTGCACTTGCTTCCGTCATATCTATGGTGCTGGCAGTAGCGATGTTTTCCGGAATGATTTTGACACCGTTATATGTGCAAAATGTCCGAGGCATTTCACCGCTAGATGCAGGATTGCTGATGTTGCCAGGTGCAGTTTTAATGGGCATCATGTCGCCTATTACGGGCCGTTTATTCGATAGATACGGTCCGCGAATATTAGTCTACACAGGACTGATTATTTCCGTAATTGGTACATATTTAATGAGCCAGTTACAGATGGATACAGGTTATTATTATTTAATGGCAGTCTATACGTTCCGTATGTTCGGCATGTCCATGGTCATGATGCCAGTTATGACAAACGGAATGAACTCGTTGCCGATGATCTCGAACCCGCATGGTACCGCCATGAATAACACATTGCAACAAGTTTCTGGTGCAATTGGTTCGGCATTGCTATTGACACTCATGACCAAACGATTGGATGCATCGGCAATGGCGCAAGCAAAGGATTTAGCCGCATCTGGAGTCGATGTGTCCACTATGACAGAAGAGATTGAACGTATGGCGATGCTCGACGGTGTCAATCACGCGTTCTTTGTTTCGACAGTGATTACAGTCTTCGCATTGATTCTCTCGTTGTTCATTAAACGGGTTATGCCACCTACTTCACCGTCTATTAATGGGGTGAAGGAACAGTCCGAAAAGTAG
- the glp gene encoding gephyrin-like molybdotransferase Glp produces MVEIRKPIQVAEAVERVMKNVHKLGTEILPLEDTYGRVLAEPIVAKHDVPPFDRSPYDGFAIRAEDSTGASGDARKAFRVIGEIGAGHVADRSIEPGESFRIMTGALIPEQADAVVMLEQTVKNDSGFTLRKPFEAGENISRQGEDAKQGETLIEAGTVIHPGTIALLATFGYAQVRVAKRPIAGVLSTGTELLDVEDELEPGKIRNSNGPMIRAQLKRMGIEYTSYGMMEDDLDACTEIVEKALQETDLLITTGGVSVGDYDYLPVIYERLGAEVLFNKVAMRPGSVTTVAVLGDKLLFGLSGNPSACFTGFELFARPAIYSMMGCTAPYMPRIQAILGDDFQKANPFTRFVRASWSMTNEGVVATPAGFNKSSAVSSIARGNCIIVLPSGTRGFEKGMLVDVLLLGTEQGVERWEL; encoded by the coding sequence GTGGTAGAAATTCGAAAACCGATTCAAGTGGCGGAAGCTGTGGAACGTGTGATGAAAAATGTACATAAGTTGGGAACGGAAATTCTTCCGTTAGAAGATACATATGGTCGGGTGCTGGCGGAACCCATCGTGGCGAAGCATGATGTGCCGCCTTTTGATCGTTCGCCGTATGATGGTTTTGCGATTCGTGCAGAAGATTCGACGGGTGCTTCAGGAGACGCGAGAAAAGCTTTCCGTGTAATTGGGGAAATTGGCGCAGGGCATGTCGCAGATCGTTCGATAGAGCCAGGTGAATCGTTCCGCATCATGACGGGTGCGTTGATTCCGGAACAGGCGGACGCGGTCGTTATGCTCGAGCAAACGGTCAAGAACGACAGTGGATTTACGCTGCGTAAGCCGTTTGAAGCGGGGGAGAATATTTCGCGTCAAGGGGAAGATGCGAAACAAGGTGAGACATTGATCGAAGCAGGAACCGTTATTCATCCGGGAACGATCGCATTGCTTGCGACATTTGGCTATGCGCAAGTGCGTGTTGCGAAACGGCCGATTGCTGGCGTGTTGTCGACGGGAACTGAATTGCTGGATGTTGAGGATGAACTCGAACCGGGGAAGATCCGCAATTCAAATGGACCGATGATTCGTGCGCAGTTGAAGCGAATGGGAATTGAGTATACATCGTACGGCATGATGGAAGATGATTTAGATGCGTGTACGGAAATTGTTGAGAAAGCTCTTCAGGAGACGGACTTGCTCATTACGACGGGCGGTGTGTCGGTTGGAGATTATGACTATCTGCCGGTAATATATGAACGTCTCGGTGCGGAAGTATTGTTCAATAAAGTGGCGATGCGTCCGGGCAGTGTGACGACGGTAGCGGTATTAGGGGATAAATTATTATTCGGCCTATCAGGTAATCCTTCCGCTTGCTTCACGGGATTTGAATTGTTCGCGCGTCCTGCCATATATTCGATGATGGGCTGTACAGCGCCTTATATGCCACGTATTCAAGCGATTCTTGGTGACGATTTCCAGAAAGCGAATCCGTTCACTCGTTTCGTCCGTGCTAGCTGGTCGATGACGAACGAAGGAGTCGTGGCAACGCCTGCCGGTTTCAATAAGTCTAGCGCTGTGTCCTCTATTGCGCGTGGTAACTGCATCATTGTCTTGCCAAGCGGAACGCGCGGCTTTGAAAAAGGCATGTTAGTGGATGTATTATTGCTAGGAACGGAACAAGGCGTGGAGCGTTGGGAGCTGTGA
- a CDS encoding MogA/MoaB family molybdenum cofactor biosynthesis protein, whose protein sequence is MEKAHLPQKARDQSIAVAVLTISDTRTKADDKSGKVICDKLAEAGHTVKAYEICPDEAERIEEQLSTWSSDSSIQAMIFTGGTGIGARDITVETVSPHFTKPLDGFGELFRFLSYTEDVGSKALLSRAAAGGIGLQAVFLLPGSSKAVTLAMDKLIVPELPHIVHELGKHLG, encoded by the coding sequence ATGGAGAAGGCTCATTTACCACAGAAAGCGCGTGATCAATCGATTGCAGTCGCAGTGCTGACGATCAGTGATACGCGGACCAAAGCGGATGACAAAAGCGGCAAGGTGATCTGCGATAAGTTGGCCGAAGCGGGACATACCGTGAAAGCATACGAAATTTGCCCGGATGAAGCGGAGCGTATTGAAGAACAGTTGTCCACTTGGTCTTCCGATTCGTCCATTCAAGCTATGATTTTCACAGGCGGAACGGGGATTGGCGCACGGGATATTACAGTGGAAACCGTGTCACCTCATTTCACGAAGCCATTAGACGGATTTGGCGAACTGTTTCGCTTTTTGAGTTATACCGAAGACGTGGGATCAAAAGCATTGCTCAGTCGCGCGGCGGCTGGCGGAATTGGCTTGCAAGCGGTGTTTTTATTGCCGGGCTCTTCGAAGGCCGTGACGCTCGCGATGGATAAGCTGATCGTGCCGGAATTGCCGCATATTGTGCATGAGTTGGGGAAGCATTTGGGTTGA
- a CDS encoding ThiF family adenylyltransferase: protein MENRYSRQTLFQPIGTSGQRQLSDSHAVIIGCGALGSSISETLVRAGIGKITLADRDYVEASNLQRQQLFVEADAKNSVPKVVAAARRLHAIREDVDITTVLDHIDGPLLEEMAVGADILLDATDNFETRLLINDVAWKLNIPWVYGAVVSSSGSVFPFIPSKTPCFRCLLPVMPAVNETCDTVGVIAPAVQISAAHQSAEAMKWLTGNEDAMRTKLLHFDVWNNTSVEAGISRMKNPQCETCGEHPTYPALHQAAGTQYAVLCGRDTVQIIPDAGRKLTVADGVKVAQQLGSKYRETPFFVEFQAEGYRCILFGNGRLLIHGLKDMREGRKIYHSLFG, encoded by the coding sequence GTGGAGAATCGTTATTCAAGGCAAACACTATTTCAACCTATTGGCACGTCGGGACAGCGGCAACTATCAGACTCTCATGCGGTCATCATAGGCTGTGGTGCGCTCGGTTCATCGATTTCCGAGACGCTTGTGCGTGCAGGAATTGGTAAAATAACGCTAGCAGACCGCGATTATGTGGAAGCATCCAATTTACAGAGGCAACAATTATTCGTCGAAGCAGATGCGAAAAACAGTGTGCCAAAAGTGGTAGCGGCAGCCCGTCGCTTGCATGCGATTCGAGAAGACGTGGACATTACGACGGTGCTCGACCATATCGACGGACCATTGCTCGAAGAAATGGCGGTCGGCGCGGATATCTTACTCGACGCAACCGATAATTTCGAGACCCGTTTGCTGATCAATGACGTCGCATGGAAACTGAATATTCCTTGGGTGTATGGCGCAGTCGTGAGCAGTTCAGGCAGCGTCTTTCCTTTCATTCCAAGCAAAACACCGTGTTTTCGTTGTCTATTACCGGTTATGCCGGCGGTCAATGAAACATGTGATACAGTAGGGGTAATTGCACCCGCTGTCCAAATTTCGGCTGCACATCAAAGTGCGGAAGCGATGAAATGGCTGACGGGAAATGAAGACGCCATGCGTACAAAACTTCTGCATTTTGATGTGTGGAATAATACATCAGTGGAAGCGGGAATCAGCCGGATGAAGAACCCACAATGCGAAACTTGTGGTGAACATCCGACATATCCCGCGTTGCATCAGGCAGCGGGTACACAATACGCTGTGCTGTGCGGTCGTGATACAGTACAAATCATACCCGATGCAGGACGTAAATTAACGGTGGCGGACGGCGTGAAAGTCGCACAGCAACTAGGATCGAAATACCGGGAAACGCCATTTTTCGTGGAGTTTCAAGCAGAAGGCTATCGTTGTATTTTATTCGGCAACGGCAGGCTGTTGATTCATGGTCTGAAAGATATGCGAGAAGGACGAAAAATTTATCATTCATTATTCGGCTAG
- the mobB gene encoding molybdopterin-guanine dinucleotide biosynthesis protein B — MKTLHVVGFKNSGKTTLVSHWITVLNRLGYEVAVLKHHGHGGAPELPPAHTDTVQFLEFGAVSTLVAGGDMIQLVQNKERSFEQLKALAASGEPDVLLIEGYKQEAGEKVVLIRNEEERQELKSLSGIIRTVKTAELFEDITRLDDWLQEWVEARS; from the coding sequence GTGAAGACGTTACATGTCGTCGGCTTCAAGAATAGCGGAAAAACGACGCTCGTTTCGCACTGGATTACCGTGCTGAACCGTCTTGGTTACGAAGTCGCTGTGCTCAAACATCATGGGCATGGTGGCGCGCCTGAACTGCCGCCAGCGCATACCGATACGGTGCAATTCTTAGAATTTGGAGCTGTCTCTACACTTGTGGCGGGTGGCGATATGATACAATTGGTACAAAATAAAGAACGTTCATTTGAACAACTAAAGGCATTGGCCGCGTCTGGTGAGCCAGATGTTTTATTGATAGAAGGGTATAAACAAGAAGCCGGTGAGAAAGTGGTCCTCATCCGAAATGAAGAGGAACGGCAAGAGTTGAAGTCGTTGTCTGGCATCATTCGGACGGTGAAAACAGCCGAACTGTTCGAAGACATCACACGACTTGACGATTGGCTGCAAGAATGGGTGGAGGCGAGATCATGA
- the moaC gene encoding cyclic pyranopterin monophosphate synthase MoaC, with translation MSELTHFNEQGRAKMVDVSEKETTLRTAIATSSILVNQSIHEQITQGTNKKGDVFAVAQVAAIMAAKNTSNIIPMCHPLPLTGVDVRFDWEIDEESSHYNVFIQAEVKTRGVTGVEMEALTAASAAALTIYDMCKAAGKDMVIGPTMLQHKSGGKNGDYQRAD, from the coding sequence ATGTCCGAACTTACACACTTCAATGAACAAGGTCGCGCCAAAATGGTCGACGTGTCCGAAAAAGAAACTACATTACGTACGGCGATCGCAACATCGTCCATCCTCGTCAACCAATCGATCCACGAGCAAATTACACAAGGCACAAATAAAAAAGGAGACGTCTTCGCAGTTGCGCAAGTCGCCGCCATTATGGCCGCGAAAAACACGTCCAACATCATTCCCATGTGCCATCCACTCCCATTAACAGGGGTAGATGTCCGATTTGATTGGGAGATCGATGAAGAATCTTCCCATTATAACGTGTTCATCCAAGCCGAAGTCAAAACGAGAGGCGTAACCGGCGTCGAAATGGAAGCCTTGACTGCCGCTTCTGCCGCCGCGTTGACAATTTACGATATGTGTAAAGCAGCCGGCAAAGATATGGTGATCGGCCCGACGATGCTACAGCATAAATCAGGTGGGAAAAATGGAGATTATCAACGCGCGGACTGA
- the moaA gene encoding GTP 3',8-cyclase MoaA, whose protein sequence is MKKMNAIVDQLGRPIRDLRISVTDRCNFRCTYCMPKEVFGDDFVFLAKNELLSFEEIERLARIFAQLGVKKLRLTGGEPLMRRNLPELIQKLHDIEGIEDIGLTTNAVLLGQYAQPLYDAGLRRLNISLDALDPELFGQINGRGISPDLVLKNIQKAQDIGFTIKVNMVVQKGVNESEILPMAAYFKERGITLRYIEFMDVGNDNGWSFKKVVTKKEIYDMLAAEFDMEPAEEDYYGEVAKRYRYVGTDAQVGFITSVSESFCSTCTRSRLSSEGKLYTCLFASDGFDLRELIRSDKTDEELYEVIADVWRGRKDRYSDERTEQTVKNRKKINMNYIGG, encoded by the coding sequence ATGAAGAAGATGAATGCCATTGTAGATCAACTCGGACGTCCGATTCGGGACTTGCGGATTTCTGTTACGGATCGTTGTAACTTCCGCTGTACGTACTGCATGCCAAAAGAAGTATTTGGTGATGACTTCGTGTTTTTAGCAAAAAATGAATTATTATCGTTTGAAGAAATAGAACGCCTGGCTCGAATTTTCGCTCAGTTAGGTGTCAAGAAACTGCGCTTGACGGGCGGTGAACCGCTGATGCGTCGCAATTTGCCCGAGTTGATACAGAAGCTTCACGACATCGAGGGGATCGAAGACATCGGACTTACAACGAACGCAGTGTTGCTCGGTCAATACGCGCAACCGCTTTACGACGCTGGATTGCGCCGTCTGAACATTAGTTTAGACGCACTGGACCCGGAACTGTTCGGCCAGATCAACGGCCGTGGCATTTCACCTGATCTCGTTCTCAAAAACATTCAAAAGGCACAGGACATCGGTTTTACCATCAAAGTGAATATGGTCGTACAAAAAGGTGTCAATGAAAGCGAGATCCTTCCGATGGCTGCGTATTTCAAAGAACGCGGCATCACATTGCGCTACATTGAGTTCATGGATGTCGGCAATGACAACGGCTGGAGCTTTAAAAAAGTGGTCACGAAAAAAGAAATCTACGACATGCTGGCGGCTGAATTTGACATGGAGCCTGCAGAAGAAGACTATTACGGTGAAGTGGCTAAACGTTATCGCTATGTAGGAACGGACGCACAAGTCGGCTTCATTACATCCGTTTCGGAGTCGTTTTGTTCAACGTGTACACGCTCTCGCTTATCATCCGAAGGAAAATTATACACGTGTCTCTTCGCGTCTGACGGCTTTGATCTACGGGAATTAATTCGGTCAGATAAAACGGACGAAGAATTATACGAAGTGATTGCCGACGTGTGGAGAGGCCGAAAAGACCGCTATTCTGATGAACGTACGGAGCAAACTGTAAAGAATCGTAAGAAAATCAATATGAACTATATAGGTGGCTAA